The DNA segment atatttggtaACATGAAATGTAGCTGTATTAAAATCTTGGCACCCTAATTTTTAATTCTTAGCAAAGTAAAAATAGTAAAGCTATCATTACATTTACTAGAAATGAAGTCTTCACATAAATCATCTTCCATTTTACTACAATTGGGCAAATGGTGTAAAATGACTGAATTTGCTACtcggttttaaaaattatagaatagCTAATAATCCCAAATTAAATATGTTTGCTAAATAATATCTCATATGTTGTATGAGTATGTCTGAATACAAATATTCAACCCAATATTTATCCCAGAATAGTCCTTTGCCTTTAACTATTGTGATTAGTGAAAATTTCTCGTAAGTACtttatctttcccttttattATGCAGCAGAAATATTTGATAGAACTATTATAGTTTTATATCAAAATTTTTTATCTTCCCTAGGgactataaattttttaaataaagggccGTATCTGATTCAACCTACTATTGCTCAGAATACTTAACACACTTCTTGGCCCCAAGTAGCATTTATTAGATACTTCTTgaataaaaccatgaaaaaatgAGGCCAATGGTGCATAATGAACAAAGAGCAATGCAAGCCCAATGTCCATCTACTTATTAATGCATATACTTCTATTCTCTTATGTTAAACCTGCAATATCTGTTAACACATTAGAAACACATGCAATATCCATACCTTAATTTGGATGTATTTGATCAGTTTATTAAGTATTTCCAGCAGCTGATCATTTCCAACAGGTATGTCTATGAAGAGAAATATTAGATGAATATTGGTAAGAAtaggtaaaaattaaaatctaggtTTCTACTGAAAAAGATTTAGTCCATTCATGAATTCAGTAATTACCAACCTGCTGGGTAGAGGAGTTTATCTACAACATGAATGACACCATTTGTTGTCATGATGTCAGATTCTTTCGATTTCAGTTCATTTACCAGAAGTGTATCATTTACCTGTTAAAACAGAGGATAGTGTTAATGAAAAATCTGATGAAGTATGAACATGAGGAGAATTGAATGATAGATGAACACTGTCACAGATTCATTCTAGAGAACTTACTCCTTTCAGATAGATTTTGCTTCCTTGTGTGGTCTTTAGAATGTTAGTAACCCCAGGTTCGAATCCCTTTCCAATGAAAACTCCTGGCGTCAGGTGATAAAGGATGATGTTCTGAAGAGCATTTTTGTCCCCTGGgggaaaatatatacttatttaacAGAATGTCATATATTCTGCCAATATGATAGTAGGAGAACTAAGGAGAAgatatttctttgtctttattttttccacactGTGATTTCTCATTGTTCTCTCAAAACATAGAGTCTGTGTCAAAACATAGAGTCTCTTCAGTCAGTTCAATCAAATATTATCCAACTCACTGGGAGGAAAACATCAAATTGTTTTTGAAATCATGGCTATTTCTTTTGTTGTGACCTAATTGTGTGGCCTTTAATAGAGATAGTAAGTGGACATCTAGCCCAACAACGTGACACTAAGCAGTTAATTGAGAACATTTCCAAACAATCCTCTGCATACCCCAAGTGGAATTAAAGGAGACAAAGGCTAGCCATGAATATGAAAAAGGGAATGTTTTTAGGGCTGACATCTGGTCAGGAATGCTTGAGGAAGAAATGGGATCCCAAAGTCAAGGGTCAAATATCTGATGTTCACGTCTACTCACGaatcagaatttccttttcttcattagTCATTCCCTTAAAGGCATCATTGGTTGGCACAAATAAGGTCCAATCTCCAGGTTGTGTCAGGAGCTCTTTCAGATCTGCAGCTTCAAGTAGGCTGAGGAAGATGCTAAGCAAGAAGGGCATGTTTATGTTGTTAGATTTAATCTAGCCATGCCTACCCACCATGCATGAAAGAGAATAGAATCCCTATCTGTGGAAGCATGAGAAAATTGTTCATGCATTTTCATATGTTTCAAATGCAATTTACTGCTAAAGTTTTCTtatggaaaaatcatttaaatgtatACATGATCTTTAAATTTCCTCAACTCTCTTTTTATCCTACAAAACTTGACAGTCGTACTTTCTAACAAAgtagaagcatttttttcatttaataaactgCCAAATAATCTTTGTTAGTATAtacactgttatttttaaaaagcttaattataaaaaaaattgcaaggagCAGTTCAGTctgttcaatttttaaagatggtttatttatttatttatttttactcacaAAATCATCTGTTTGTGCATTGCACCAGGAAGAAAAATAGTGTTAAGGatagattttcattttgaaagcatTTGCATATATCTCATTCTAAAttatattctcagagttcccattgtggctcagtggtaatgaacctgactagtaaccgtgaggatgcaggttcaatccctggccttggtcagtgggttaagtatctggcattgccatgagctgtggtataggccggcagctgcaactccaatttgacccctggcctgagaacttccatatgccataggcgtggccctaaaaacccaaaaaataaaaaagaatttctgttcCCCACAATATTAACTACTAAATGCATTCTGGAATACTTACTGTGAAGCAGAAGTATGCCTAAAGCTCTCTTTCTTTTGTGAAGGTGAAACTAGTAAGCTTACCTGAAGCgcttatcttgttttaatttttcatggaGGGATTTCTCTGCTGGTTTGATGATCTCTCTGAATATGTGAATGGCACCatttcttccttgcttgcttCCTCTAACCATGCATGAATTTTCAATGCAGACAGCctagcaaagagaagaaagatacaGCTGACAATTTCCTACCTGAAATTCCCCATGTGGAAGAAGCTGTGTAGTAGAATATCTGGATAGGCTCTTCTAAGAGGTCTCCTGACTTCTAATGCcagagaaaatagtttctctCCTCTGTGTTTAAGGTCGTGTACAATCTGACCTCACTCTGCTTATTTGACTAGCTTTTTCACTACTAGGCAAGCTACCCTGTGTGTGGGAAAGCCAGTTTTGTTAGTAAATACCATACATTCCATATAATTACACTTCTACATTTTCTGTCATTCCTCTCCAGGTTCTGATCATTGTTACAGACCAGAGGGTAAACTTTAGTAAACTTTAGCCCCTTAGCCTTTTAAGCACCTTCTTTAACCATAAAGTTTCAGGGCTTCTCTGCCTCTTCtgatttttcacaaatatttactatattgTCTTGACTGTAAGACCTATCAAATATAAGTCAAATTACTAAGTTATAGCATTTTTgaacaaatataatattcatgTATGTATCATGTAGAATGAAACCTGTTTTCTGCATCATTTAAAATGTGCGTCTTGGCTTTATGGAACTGCGGTGAGCAGCGCTGGGTCATATTCAGTTTTAGCTAATGCTTGACGTCTCTGCATTCTTTttagctgtagctgcagtgttGTCTGGACAGAAACTGAACAGCACCATTAGTAGCACTGTGATTTTGATAAGAAatcttttctagaaattttactTCAGATAAAGTACATTGGAACCATTTTCTAGAAATCTTGATGAGCTTCTAAGAGTTAATCTTGAAAGTCTGCCGGAAGTGATTCTGTTGCTAAATGGTGATCTTACAGTAAAAGCTCATCCTAAATGTTTGACTCCACATGAACATTACCTTGTAAACAGTAAAGTACGGAACTCTATAGCACAAAAGCTTGTTTTCAAGAAGTTTAGTGATTTATGGAATTGAAATCAAGCTTTAGAAAAGGTAATTTATAAGGAAACAAGTGAAAATATTGGAAGTATTAATATATAACACTTTTTGTATACTTTCCTCATCATCTTTTCCTATGAATATTTAACTATTAAAACCACATCAAAATTATGAGAAGCATTTGTTGTAAGAACCTTCTTTGAGAAGGCCATGTCTTTGACATTTAGACCAGTGTGGGTATTTTATCTTGTTCTGATTTACTTACAGTACGATACACGAAGACCCTGAGCTGTTTGCCTCCAATGGTCTCGAGTTTTTGTCCATTGTAAAGCTCGTTAAGGCCAACTTTTACTTTCAATATGTGATTCTGCAGAATTAATTTAAGAAGCCGCTGGTCCATGCTTAGAGTGTCATCTATAAGTAGATTCATTACAAAGGagggttattttatttaaaaagcattaaaatttctcctataaaagaaaatcatgaaaatggATAACTCCCAAAACGGTTGATCTATTGGATCCTACACTTACGTACTGCATGAGTTGTTTAAAAGCTGAAGGCTAGGAATTATGAGCGCCAGTTAAAACTCTATGAGCTATTTCATCAAATGTCTACAACATGATTCCAAGAAGTTCAAACAATGGTTTTCACCTCTGTGAGGGCCACATGGTTTTATGTGATCACTGCAAAAGTTAAACTCAAGATCGGCCAAGATTTTCTCTGAGAATTTGATATCCCTTAGTCACATGAGAAACTACTGATGAATCATTTGTGAATGTGTTTTGATTGATGGAGAGAGAGTTAAAGAATATAACCTCTTAAAGGTGGGTTGCTGTCAACATATATGAACATTGCTATTACAGAGAGGAAAAACAGCTTTTCTCggaatttgaattttcttattaATGATTTCCGTCATTTCTCATGTAACAACTTAGtatttggaaaaaatttaaaaggtgataatatttttttttgatgctaaTTTCTGCCTGACAATTTAAAGATGTCTTtgttaagtcatttttttttttctggaaaaaaaaatgtggcaggTTGCATTAATCTAAACACAGTCTTTGAATGGCAGGTTCTGGGTCAGTACTTGCAAAAATAGTTGACATCATAATATGTAAATGcataatattctcttctttttatttatttaaaatttgatacCTTCCTTTCAAATTCTGAGTTTCAAAATCCACCTATATATTCCTAAATATTATGTTggtattaaataaacaaattagatttctttttctattaatagACTCATTATGTGTGCTGAGAATATGATCAGATCCACAGAATAACTGAAGACCCCTTATCACAAACTTCCCCTTCCTGTTATCTATTATAGtgaaatgttttgaaatgaaGAGCATCTATCTGTGTAGCCAGTGAAGAAACTAATCAACACCTCACAAAATGAATATTATTCCTTAATACAAACATTCATGGTTGAGAAAAATGGTGTGTAGGGGAGGAAAGACAGGAATGACAGTGACCAGTACATACCAGAAAATGCGTTATTCACAGGCGCCAACAAAGTGTATTCTCCATCTGGCCTCAGAGCAGAAGCCAAGCCTAATTGGGCCACAAGGTCTGTGAAAGTGGTTTGCTGATTTCCAGCCAGCTCAATAACTTGTTTGGCTGTAAATAAACCACCACCATTCAAACAATGTCGTCATTGTTATTACCATCATCATGAAATTAGTAAATCGGTCTTTGGCTGTTTTCCACAAGCTCTTTACTGCACTGGCAATGTGCTAAGACATCCTGCCTGTCCCCAGTAAGAGAGTTCCAGCTTCCCTTTCCCAGGGTTGATAAGCAAAGAATTTCTGAAGGAAAATGTCATTCTGACTTCTTGCTTTTCAGTGTTCTTTAATTCTCTATAGCTCGCCTCATGTCTCTCTGCTCCTGCGGGTGCCACAGCTCTTTCACTGGTCCACACGTAACCATTTGATTgtatctttccttctgttttcaagGAAAAACTCTGGCACGAAGGTAATCTTTATAAATATTAGGTGTTAGAAACTCTGGAAAGCCAAAGTTCAAGGCCCATGACTACACAAGCTGCCTACTTAGTACCCATCTCactgtttattttgtgtttgtgctTCCCACACCTTTTCTTAAACTGCACATTTCTGTTCCATGGGCTTACTCTTGAGGCATCCTAATTGGTAAATGATAGCAGGCAGAAGAAACGAAACTGTTGCTCACCAGAATCAGGAATCAGGACCTGATCGATCAAATGGATAACGCCATTATTTGTCACAATATCTTTTTTGTTCACCATTTTGATGCCATTTACTGTTATACTGTCACCATCACATCCTATCTCAATTGTGTTTCCTTCCAGGGTCTCAAAGACTGCACCACTCGTGATAGCCTCAGAACACTGGAGGGTGTTTAAAATGTGGTACTTCATGAGAGCTGGAGGACAAAGTAAAAAGAGCAAGCTTTCAGATCAAGGTAAATAGCATTTGACCCTAAAAGATGCATTTCACTGTGGAACTAAGTATTCTAAgaaatataacacatatataagACTTAAGTATTGACCTAAGGTTTTAAGATTCTGTTTAtgttctagaaattttttttccaactctaCAATAAAATTAGTTTATTAGCTCAGTAGGAAGTCAAAAGGGAAGATTGGCTGCATGAAATGATTGGTGTAGCTCTATAAAATGTGTTAGATCAAGTACCTATTAGcaaagaaagtaatttttgatGTGAACACAAGAATAAGTGCTCCTTGGAGTTcgtgctgtggctcagtgggttacgagcCCGACTAatatgaaaatgcaggttcgatccctggcctcgctcagtgggttaaggatctggctttgctgtgagcggcggtgtaggccaaagatgcggctcagagcctgtgttgctgtggctgtgaggtaggccagcagctatagctcctatttgacccctagcctgggaacttcatatgctacaggtacagccctaaaaagaaaaaaaaaaaaaataataattcctccTTTCAGAAGGCCTATAAAGTTATTTGTAAGTGATACCCGTTCCAAACACCGAAGCAATATCTTGCCTTAGCCATTCGTAGCAGAATAGCTGTAGAGGCATCCCTCATTTCTTTGAGCATGACTTTATTGCgctttgcagatactgtgttttttacaaattgaagttttgtggcAACCCTGAAGACAACATCTAGAAAATAGCCAAATAAAGATTTCTTCAAGGAATCTGTGCCGATTCTGTGTTATGTCTATATCTGTATCAAAATTTCCCATCTTAAATTGGTTAAGCACATTTGGGGTAGGCTAAATGAAATGTGCCAGTCCTAACATAAAATCTagttgaaaataaaaagggaCACTGGAAAGAAGCCAAATTCTTTGGATCAGTAGTGACCAAAGAGAACCACACAATTTTCTCAAATCAGCTTTAGCATAAATTTAGAATGAAAAGCAttgaatgatatatatataatattaaatttgaatcatccaatatttcttttcaacactttctagttatttttaatatctgctACTGATTTACATAAAGGCAGTGCAAAATAATGTGATCTTTAAGATATcctgattattttaattattaaattaactATTTAATTACTTTGCCTACTCTTTCAAGGATTTTGTCTTTAAAGATTTTGAGTCCACCTCAGCACAAaagtttttctctgtcttttcttatCAAAGCTGATGATACTGGCAGGACTTGATCTcattttcacttccttttcttgAAATTTTGGGCGGTTTCTCCTAGAGGAAGACACTCAAGTACCTTCAGAAGCCACTTTGTCTCCCATGATCCTTTCTAGAACTCCTCGTGGAAGTTTCTCAAAAGCTTCATTGGTGGGAGCAAAGAGTGTGAAGTGACCATCTCTTCCAAGGGACTCCAGTATATCAGATGTGATGGCAGCTGCCTGAAACACAAATGTGCTTTTCAGAGGCTTGCACATTGCCAGTCCAGAAGAAAACTACAGCACCTTCAGTCTAGGCTGACATGACAGAGTTGATTCTATACAGAACTATAGAAATTAGATCTAACTCTTGTTAGAtctttacagtgttttttttggCACAGGCAACCATATCTTTTCAATCTTTCCTCAAGCTGTCTGCTAGATGGGGAAATCTGCCAATGCTCGTGTGACTG comes from the Sus scrofa isolate TJ Tabasco breed Duroc chromosome 11, Sscrofa11.1, whole genome shotgun sequence genome and includes:
- the POSTN gene encoding periostin isoform 2 precursor (isoform 2 precursor is encoded by transcript variant 2), with translation MIPFLPVFSLFLLVVVNPANANGHYDKILAHSRIRGRDQGPNVCALQQILGTKKKYFSTCKNWYQGAICGKKTTVLYECCPGYMRMEGMKGCPAVLPIDHVYGTLGIVGATTTQRYSDVSKLREEIEGKGSFTYFAPSNEAWDNLDSDIRRGLESNVNVELLNALHSHMVNKRMLTKDLKNGMIIPSMYNNLGLFINHYPNGVVTVNCARIIHGNQIATNGVVHVIDRVLTQIGTSIQDFIEAEDDLSSFRAAAITSDILESLGRDGHFTLFAPTNEAFEKLPRGVLERIMGDKVASEALMKYHILNTLQCSEAITSGAVFETLEGNTIEIGCDGDSITVNGIKMVNKKDIVTNNGVIHLIDQVLIPDSAKQVIELAGNQQTTFTDLVAQLGLASALRPDGEYTLLAPVNNAFSDDTLSMDQRLLKLILQNHILKVKVGLNELYNGQKLETIGGKQLRVFVYRTAVCIENSCMVRGSKQGRNGAIHIFREIIKPAEKSLHEKLKQDKRFSIFLSLLEAADLKELLTQPGDWTLFVPTNDAFKGMTNEEKEILIRDKNALQNIILYHLTPGVFIGKGFEPGVTNILKTTQGSKIYLKGVNDTLLVNELKSKESDIMTTNGVIHVVDKLLYPADIPVGNDQLLEILNKLIKYIQIKFVRGSTFKEIPITVYRPMITKVKIEGEPELRLVKEGETVTEVIHGEPIIKKYTKIIDGVPVEITEKETREERIITGPEIKYTRISTSGGETEETLKKLLQEDTPVRKIQATKRVQGSRRRSREDRPQ